A window of the Helianthus annuus cultivar XRQ/B chromosome 4, HanXRQr2.0-SUNRISE, whole genome shotgun sequence genome harbors these coding sequences:
- the LOC110937774 gene encoding uncharacterized protein At2g29880-like has translation MFRGTSLSGFSWNSETQLIEAEDEVWDKLIDSKPDAAALKTKKVSNFNEMLQLFAKDRASGAQAETTKERNARLKENDSVNIETVPEVDDFCAANDVVLESQCNTDDDIQVLPPTSSRAKKCKSRKRKVEQQDEDLTSMIMNGVGSVANAILEGNKILERAYHREYTGEEIYNALEPLGLDSHEIRGALNFLATNQAKARMLFSCPPLIRLGLLRDMMGSGN, from the exons ATGTTTCGTGGAACGTCATTGAGTGGATTCTCATGGAATTCAGAAACTCAATTAATTGAAGCGGAGGATGAAGTCTGGGATAAATTAATAGAT TCAAAGCCTGATGCTGCGGCATTGAAGACAAAGAAAGTCTCAAACTTCAATGAAATGCTACAATTATTTGCAAAAGATAGGGCATCCGGTGCACAAGCTGAGACAACTAAAGAAAGAAATGCCCGACTGAAAGAAAATGACAGCGTTAACATAGAAACAGTTCCAGAAGTTGATGACTTCTGCGCTGCCAATGATGTAGTTCTGGAGAGCCAATGCAATACTGATGATGATATTCAAGTGCTACCTCCTACGTCTTCTCGTGCAAAGAAATGTAAGAGTAGAAAAAGAAAAGTTGAACAACAAGATGAAGATTTAACCTCTATGATTATGAATGGCGTTGGCAGTGTGGCTAATGCTATTTTAGAAGGCAACAAAATACTTGAAAGAGCTTATCATCGCGAGTACACAGGTGAAGAAATTTATAATGCACTAGAGCCATTGGGTTTGGATTCCCATGAAATACGTGGAGCTTTAAATTTCTTGGCAACCAACCAAGCAAAAGCAAGGATGCTATTTAGTTGTCCTCCTCTGATAAGGTTGGGTTTACTAAGAGATATGATGGGTTCCGGTAACTAA
- the LOC110937777 gene encoding zinc transporter 5, with translation MIKMGTRKVAFVAFLLLDIITIHVLAECTCEPEENEGKKSEALKYKLIALASILVAGALGVCIPFIGRVVPALSPEKDGFFIIKAFAAGVILATGFIHVLPDAFESLTSPCLKEHPWGDFPFTGFIAMVATMLTLLFETSSAAYQLRSHESRTALKPDDGYGDEERNPQHMGQVAAHTHATHGHAHGSISNLSQVDRYRIVSKVLELGIIVHSVVIGLSLGASESPKTIKPLVVALTFHQFFEGIGLGGCIFQAEFKSLAATIMGACFSITTPFGIVIGILVTSSYKEDSSTALIVEGVLNSASAGILIYMALVDLLSPDFMNPRMQKNKLLQLGSNVSLLLGAGLMSLLAKWA, from the exons ATGATCAAAATGGGCACAAGAAAGGTAGCTTTTGTTGCTTTCTTGCTCTTAGATATAATAACCATCCATGTGTTAGCTGAGTGCACTTGTGAACCCGAAGAAAACGAGGGTAAAAAGAGTGAAGCTCTCAAATACAAACTCATAGCACTTGCTTCCATCCTGGTGGCAGGCGCCCTCGGTGTATGTATACCCTTCATCGGTAGAGTTGTGCCCGCTTTAAGCCCCGAGAAAGATGGTTTCTTTATAATTAAGGCGTTTGCAGCCGGCGTCATATTGGCTACTGGCTTTATACATGTACTTCCTGACGCATTCGAGAGCTTAACGTCTCCATGTTTGAAAGAACACCCATGGGGAGACTTCCCTTTTACGGGTTTTATTGCGATGGTGGCAACCATGTTGACACTCTTGTTTGAGACCTCGTCTGCCGCTTATCAGCTCAGATCTCATGAGTCTAGAACGGCTCTAAAGCCTGATGACGGTTATGGAGACGAAGAGCGGAACCCACAGCATATGGGTCAAGTGGCGGCTCACACTCATGCGACTCATGGACATGCCCATGGATCAATATCTAACTTGTCACAAGTCGATCGGTATAGGATAGTTTCTAAG GTGTTGGAACTTGGTATAATCGTACATTCAGTAGTAATAGGATTGTCTTTGGGTGCATCTGAAAGTCCAAAAACCATCAAACCACTCGTTGTTGCATTGACTTTCCACCAATTCTTTGAGGGAATAGGTCTTGGAGGATGCATTTTTCAGGCAGAATTCAAGTCATTAGCTGCCACAATCATGGGAGCATGTTTTAGCATTACAACCCCATTCGGTATCGTGATTGGGATATTGGTAACGAGTAGTTATAAAGAGGATAGTTCAACAGCCCTAATCGTCGAGGGTGTACTAAACTCGGCGTCCGCAGGGATATTGATCTACATGGCACTTGTTGACCTTCTTTCTCCTGACTTCATGAACCCTCGGATGCAAAAGAATAAGTTGCTTCAATTGGGTTCAAATGTTTCACTTCTTTTGGGTGCTGGGCTTATGTCTCTTCTAGCAAAATGGGCTTGA